One Micromonospora craniellae genomic region harbors:
- a CDS encoding SufE family protein produces the protein MPEMPSKLAEIVDEFASAPRDVVLEMLLEYSDAVPPLPADQTGHEGMEQVPECQTSFFLRAEVTPKGTVRTLFDCPPEAPTTRAFAGILAEGLAGASPEQVLAVPDDLYQRMGLAQAISPLRVRGGNAILARLKRQVREQAG, from the coding sequence ATGCCCGAGATGCCGAGCAAGCTGGCGGAGATCGTCGACGAGTTCGCCTCCGCGCCCCGTGACGTGGTGCTGGAGATGCTGCTGGAGTACTCCGACGCCGTGCCGCCGCTGCCCGCCGACCAGACCGGACACGAGGGCATGGAGCAGGTGCCGGAGTGCCAGACGTCGTTCTTCCTGCGTGCCGAGGTGACGCCCAAGGGCACCGTACGCACCCTGTTCGACTGCCCGCCGGAGGCGCCCACCACCCGCGCGTTCGCCGGCATCCTCGCCGAAGGGCTGGCCGGTGCGAGCCCGGAGCAGGTGCTCGCGGTCCCGGACGACCTGTACCAACGGATGGGTCTGGCGCAGGCGATCAGCCCGCTGCGGGTACGCGGCGGCAACGCCATCCTCGCCCGCCTCAAGCGCCAGGTCCGCGAACAGGCCGGCTGA
- a CDS encoding CBS domain-containing protein, with protein sequence MTEYRVVDVMTKQVIYLPAETTLDEAARVMRDADIGDVVVTDGAELAGILTDRDIVVRAVAENANATTATIGSILTREVVMIEQFCTAAKAAALMRERGIRRILVCDHERKLVGIVSLGDLAMQLDPTSALSEISEQAPQV encoded by the coding sequence ATGACCGAGTATCGGGTCGTCGACGTGATGACCAAGCAGGTGATCTACCTGCCGGCGGAGACCACACTGGACGAGGCCGCCCGCGTGATGCGGGACGCCGACATCGGCGACGTGGTGGTGACCGACGGCGCCGAACTGGCCGGCATCCTCACCGACCGCGACATCGTGGTCCGCGCGGTGGCCGAGAACGCCAACGCCACGACCGCCACCATCGGCTCGATCCTCACCCGCGAAGTCGTGATGATCGAGCAGTTCTGCACCGCCGCGAAGGCCGCCGCCCTGATGCGCGAACGCGGCATCCGCCGCATCCTCGTCTGCGACCACGAACGCAAGCTGGTCGGCATCGTCTCCCTAGGCGACCTGGCGATGCAGCTCGACCCCACGTCCGCCCTCAGCGAGATCAGCGAACAGGCCCCCCAGGTGTAG
- a CDS encoding proline--tRNA ligase has product MLLRMSTTLIRTLREDPADAEVPSHRLLLRAGYLRRAAPGGYTWLPLGKLVLDRVTEIVQAEMTAIGDQEVHFPALLPAEPYRTSGRWTEYGDDIFTLADRRGAEHLLAPTHEELAALLVKDLFTSYRDFPVTLFQIQTKFRDEARPRAGLLRGREFLMKDAYSFDLDEAGLRAAYDRHRDAYRRVFDRLGLAYTVVHATSGAMGGSASEEFLAIAPVGEDTFVGCTDCHYAANTEAVTTPAPAAGDPLARPPVGVHDTPETPTIATLVALANERRLAGRDDWTAADTLKNVVLTVRRPGVDETELLVVGVPGDREVDLKRLAAVLAPATVDVFDAWGERPDLVRGYIGPQVFDKLGIRYLVDPRVVPGTAWLTGANEPGRHATNVVCGRDFTPNGTVEAADVRPGDPCPACVGGSLTMRRGIEIGHIFQLGRRYTDAFAVDVLGPQGKPVRPTMGCYGIGVSRAVAAIAEQHHDDRGLVWPAAIAPCDVHLVAAGKGPQVEAALDLGARLSAAGLRVLVDDRAGVSAGVKFTDAELIGIPRTIVVGRRLADGYVELRDRSTGERAEILVKNLADRLVEEVGRNVV; this is encoded by the coding sequence ATGCTGCTGCGCATGTCGACCACGCTGATCCGGACGCTGCGCGAGGATCCGGCCGACGCGGAGGTGCCGAGTCACCGGCTGCTGCTGCGCGCCGGTTACCTGCGCCGAGCCGCCCCGGGCGGGTACACCTGGCTGCCGCTGGGCAAGCTGGTGCTGGACCGGGTCACCGAGATCGTCCAAGCCGAGATGACCGCGATCGGTGACCAGGAGGTGCACTTCCCGGCACTGCTGCCCGCCGAGCCGTACCGCACCAGCGGACGGTGGACCGAGTACGGCGACGACATCTTCACGCTGGCCGACCGGCGTGGCGCCGAGCACCTGCTCGCCCCCACCCACGAGGAGCTGGCCGCGCTGCTGGTGAAGGACCTGTTCACCTCGTACCGCGACTTCCCGGTGACGCTGTTCCAGATCCAGACCAAGTTCCGCGACGAGGCCCGGCCGCGCGCCGGACTGCTGCGCGGACGCGAGTTCCTGATGAAGGACGCGTACTCCTTCGACCTGGACGAGGCGGGGCTGCGCGCGGCGTACGACCGGCACCGGGACGCGTACCGGCGGGTCTTCGACCGGCTGGGCCTGGCGTACACGGTGGTGCACGCGACGTCGGGGGCGATGGGCGGTTCCGCCTCGGAGGAGTTCCTGGCCATCGCGCCGGTCGGCGAGGACACCTTCGTGGGCTGCACGGACTGTCACTACGCGGCCAACACCGAGGCGGTGACGACGCCCGCCCCGGCGGCCGGTGACCCGTTGGCCCGGCCGCCCGTCGGGGTGCACGACACCCCGGAGACGCCCACCATCGCCACCCTGGTCGCGCTGGCCAACGAGCGGCGCCTCGCCGGACGTGACGACTGGACCGCCGCCGACACCCTCAAGAACGTCGTGCTGACCGTACGCCGACCCGGCGTCGACGAGACCGAACTGCTCGTCGTCGGGGTGCCCGGTGACCGCGAGGTGGACCTCAAGCGGCTGGCCGCGGTGCTGGCACCGGCCACCGTGGACGTCTTCGACGCCTGGGGCGAGCGCCCCGACCTGGTCCGGGGCTACATCGGGCCGCAGGTCTTCGACAAACTCGGCATCCGCTATCTGGTCGACCCCCGGGTGGTGCCCGGCACCGCCTGGCTGACCGGGGCGAACGAGCCGGGACGGCACGCCACGAACGTGGTCTGTGGCCGCGACTTCACCCCGAACGGCACCGTCGAGGCCGCCGACGTCCGCCCCGGCGACCCCTGCCCCGCCTGCGTCGGCGGGAGCCTGACCATGCGCCGGGGCATCGAGATCGGACACATCTTCCAGCTCGGCCGCCGCTACACCGACGCTTTCGCCGTGGACGTCCTCGGGCCGCAGGGCAAACCGGTGCGCCCCACCATGGGCTGCTACGGCATCGGGGTGTCCCGGGCGGTGGCCGCGATCGCCGAGCAGCACCACGACGACCGGGGACTGGTCTGGCCGGCGGCGATCGCGCCCTGCGACGTACACCTGGTGGCGGCCGGCAAGGGTCCGCAGGTCGAGGCGGCGCTCGACCTCGGCGCCCGACTCTCCGCAGCCGGCCTGCGGGTGCTGGTGGACGACCGGGCCGGAGTCTCCGCCGGGGTGAAGTTCACCGACGCCGAACTGATCGGCATCCCGCGCACCATCGTGGTCGGCCGCCGCCTGGCCGACGGGTACGTCGAGCTGCGCGACCGTTCCACCGGGGAACGTGCCGAGATCCTGGTGAAAAACCTGGCGGACCGTCTCGTCGAGGAGGTAGGCAGGAACGTGGTGTAG
- a CDS encoding HAD family hydrolase produces the protein MMRAPGGLLLDFGGVLADAPGNGWAAPDVVRRMSEVIDGALPDERIAADLAEGARAYGRWRDETGVSAEPVELTHDRVWGDFVTHTWPEPARAAVARQATPLAYASTWRTEWQVRPGIPEALAAAAEAGVPMAVVSNALCGAAHRDFLAAAGLSGRFVAEFYSDETGLRKPNPRFAELAADAIGVPVQECWFVGDSLHRDVACARRAGIGAAILMRSPRTDREPDAPELSPDAWIEDGHGLLDLLRGSRDAGL, from the coding sequence ATGATGCGGGCACCAGGCGGGCTGTTGCTGGATTTCGGGGGCGTGCTGGCGGACGCACCGGGGAACGGATGGGCGGCACCGGACGTCGTCCGGCGGATGTCCGAGGTGATCGACGGTGCCCTGCCGGACGAGCGGATCGCGGCCGACCTGGCCGAGGGCGCGCGGGCGTACGGGCGGTGGCGGGACGAGACCGGCGTCTCGGCCGAACCGGTCGAGCTGACGCACGACCGGGTGTGGGGGGACTTCGTCACCCACACCTGGCCCGAACCGGCCCGCGCCGCCGTCGCGCGGCAGGCCACTCCGCTGGCGTACGCGTCGACGTGGCGCACCGAGTGGCAGGTGCGGCCCGGAATCCCCGAGGCGTTGGCGGCCGCCGCTGAGGCGGGAGTGCCGATGGCCGTGGTCAGCAACGCCCTCTGCGGTGCCGCCCACCGTGACTTCCTGGCCGCCGCCGGACTGTCCGGCCGGTTCGTCGCCGAGTTCTACAGCGACGAGACCGGGCTGCGGAAACCGAACCCGCGCTTCGCCGAGCTGGCCGCCGACGCCATCGGCGTACCGGTGCAGGAGTGTTGGTTCGTCGGCGACAGCCTGCACCGGGACGTGGCCTGCGCCCGGCGGGCCGGGATCGGGGCGGCGATCCTGATGCGCTCGCCGCGCACCGACCGTGAGCCCGACGCGCCCGAGCTGTCGCCGGACGCCTGGATCGAAGACGGTCACGGGCTGCTCGACCTGCTGCGGGGTAGCCGCGACGCGGGACTCTAG
- a CDS encoding DUF397 domain-containing protein — translation MVHDLTGADWRKSTRSGSGECVEVAANLPGVVGVRDSKDVTGPALAFSPSAWCAFIAEAKRP, via the coding sequence ATGGTCCACGATCTGACGGGCGCAGACTGGCGCAAGTCCACCCGCAGCGGCAGCGGTGAGTGCGTCGAAGTCGCCGCCAATCTGCCCGGCGTCGTCGGCGTGCGCGACAGCAAGGACGTCACCGGCCCAGCGCTCGCCTTCAGCCCATCCGCCTGGTGCGCCTTTATCGCCGAGGCCAAGCGCCCCTGA
- a CDS encoding DUF5753 domain-containing protein, which produces MDAERNARQLRCYHPTLIPGLLQTEHYARAVIQSDDMLNDEEIERRLAVRMDRQAILTRPDPPILVAVIEETTLHRADEGFRGVMTQQIGHLLECVKRGGVLVHLIPAEVSVHVGLISPLTLARGADGDWLGHLENHIGGTTIDRDEEIATLLTRWESVRSVALPKGPSELLMKEVMESWSTI; this is translated from the coding sequence CTGGACGCCGAGCGCAACGCGCGGCAGTTGCGCTGCTACCACCCGACGCTGATCCCCGGCCTGCTCCAGACCGAGCACTACGCCCGCGCGGTGATCCAGTCCGACGACATGCTCAACGACGAAGAGATCGAACGGCGGTTGGCGGTACGGATGGATCGTCAGGCGATCCTGACCCGACCGGACCCGCCGATCCTCGTCGCGGTGATCGAGGAGACCACGCTGCACCGGGCCGACGAGGGTTTCCGAGGCGTCATGACTCAGCAGATCGGTCACCTGCTCGAATGCGTCAAGCGCGGGGGCGTGCTGGTGCATCTGATTCCGGCCGAGGTGAGCGTACATGTTGGGCTCATCAGCCCGCTCACTCTGGCCCGGGGCGCCGATGGTGATTGGCTAGGACACCTGGAGAACCACATCGGCGGCACAACCATCGACAGGGACGAGGAAATCGCTACGCTGCTCACGAGGTGGGAGAGCGTCCGCAGCGTCGCCCTCCCTAAGGGACCGTCAGAGCTGCTGATGAAGGAAGTGATGGAGTCATGGTCCACGATCTGA
- a CDS encoding helix-turn-helix domain-containing protein — MESEPTAELIRAQLRRLRLSADLTQEDFGKLVHFSGSQISAIELGQRPFDRLFLKRADEVLNSDGLLSGLLRIAELHGQPNWLRP, encoded by the coding sequence GTGGAATCCGAGCCGACCGCCGAACTGATCCGGGCCCAGTTGCGCAGGCTGCGGCTGTCCGCCGACCTGACCCAGGAGGATTTCGGCAAGTTGGTGCACTTCTCCGGCTCGCAGATCTCCGCGATCGAGCTGGGGCAACGCCCGTTCGACCGACTCTTCCTCAAGCGGGCCGACGAGGTGCTGAACAGCGACGGCCTGCTGTCGGGGCTGCTGCGCATCGCCGAACTGCACGGCCAGCCGAACTGGCTACGCCCCTAG
- a CDS encoding SGNH/GDSL hydrolase family protein, which translates to MRWRSYVAVGDSFTEGLDDAYPDGTFRGWADLVATRLAAEAGPEFRYANLAIRGRLFPGVVAEQVPAALAMKPDLISFAAGGNDVLRRNFDPDALVSRFDKVVGELRSGGADVVLFRFADVMARLPGQRLIAPRVELLNRAVGETAERHGAILVDLYADDTYLNPLLWSTDRLHLSPVGHRRVAAQVLGALGVGCDEEWLLVPPRPTPSPWLAARTADLRWAGQHLAPWLKRRLTGRSSGDTCTAKRPTLSPLPD; encoded by the coding sequence GTGCGCTGGCGCAGTTACGTCGCGGTCGGGGACAGCTTCACCGAGGGCCTGGACGACGCGTACCCGGACGGCACGTTCCGGGGCTGGGCCGATCTGGTGGCCACCCGGTTGGCCGCCGAGGCCGGCCCCGAGTTCCGGTACGCCAACCTGGCCATCCGCGGCCGACTCTTCCCGGGCGTGGTGGCCGAACAGGTGCCGGCCGCGCTGGCCATGAAGCCCGACCTGATCAGCTTCGCTGCCGGTGGCAACGACGTGCTGCGCCGCAACTTCGACCCGGACGCACTGGTCAGCCGCTTCGACAAGGTCGTCGGCGAGCTGCGCTCGGGCGGTGCCGACGTGGTGCTGTTCCGGTTCGCCGACGTGATGGCCCGACTGCCGGGGCAGCGGCTGATCGCACCCCGGGTCGAGTTGCTCAACCGCGCCGTCGGCGAGACCGCCGAGCGGCACGGCGCGATCCTGGTCGACCTGTACGCCGACGACACGTACCTCAATCCGCTGCTGTGGAGCACCGACCGGCTGCACCTGTCGCCGGTCGGCCACCGCCGGGTCGCCGCCCAGGTGCTCGGTGCACTGGGCGTCGGCTGCGACGAGGAGTGGCTGCTCGTACCGCCGAGGCCGACGCCGAGCCCGTGGCTGGCCGCCCGTACCGCCGACCTGCGCTGGGCCGGCCAACACCTGGCCCCCTGGCTAAAGCGCCGCCTCACCGGCCGCTCCTCCGGCGACACCTGCACCGCCAAACGCCCCACCCTCAGCCCCCTCCCCGACTGA
- a CDS encoding sulfurtransferase has protein sequence MSVPSDPDPRLQSYADPQRLVTTEWLAERLGDEGLVVVESDEDVLLYDTGHIPGAVKVDWHLELNDQVTRDYLDAERFAELCAAKGIGRDDTVVFYGDNFNWWAAYALWVFTLFGHRDVRLLDGGRQKWIAEGRELTRDKPVRPRAEYPVPQRDDAPVRAFREDVSAHVDADRPLVDVRSPGEYTGEMLHMPDYPQEGALRGGHIPGAVSKPWKSAANDDGTFKSADELRTIYADQLGLSPDDDVIAYCRIGERSSHTWFVLRHLLGYPRVRNYDGSWTEWGNLVRAPVVKGPDPK, from the coding sequence ATGTCTGTGCCCAGTGATCCCGATCCCCGACTCCAGTCGTACGCGGACCCGCAACGGCTGGTGACCACCGAATGGCTGGCGGAGCGCCTCGGCGACGAGGGTCTCGTCGTGGTCGAGTCCGACGAGGACGTGCTGCTCTATGACACCGGCCACATCCCGGGCGCCGTGAAGGTCGACTGGCATCTGGAGCTGAACGACCAGGTGACCCGGGACTACCTGGATGCCGAGCGGTTCGCCGAGTTGTGTGCGGCCAAGGGCATCGGCCGCGACGACACGGTCGTCTTCTACGGCGACAACTTCAACTGGTGGGCCGCGTACGCCCTCTGGGTCTTCACGCTCTTCGGCCACCGGGACGTGCGGCTGCTCGACGGCGGCCGGCAGAAGTGGATCGCCGAGGGGCGGGAGCTGACCCGGGACAAGCCGGTCCGGCCGAGGGCGGAGTACCCGGTGCCGCAGCGGGACGACGCGCCGGTGCGCGCGTTCCGGGAGGACGTGTCGGCGCACGTCGACGCCGACCGGCCGCTGGTGGACGTGCGGTCGCCGGGTGAGTACACCGGCGAGATGCTGCACATGCCGGACTACCCGCAGGAGGGTGCGCTGCGCGGCGGGCACATCCCGGGTGCGGTGAGCAAGCCGTGGAAGTCCGCCGCCAACGACGACGGCACGTTCAAGTCGGCCGACGAGCTGCGGACGATCTACGCCGACCAGCTCGGGTTGAGCCCGGACGACGACGTGATCGCGTACTGCCGGATCGGTGAGCGGTCCAGCCACACCTGGTTCGTGCTGCGTCACCTGCTGGGCTACCCGCGCGTCCGCAACTACGACGGCTCGTGGACCGAGTGGGGCAATCTGGTCCGGGCTCCCGTCGTCAAGGGCCCCGACCCGAAGTGA
- a CDS encoding TetR/AcrR family transcriptional regulator: MTEGVPQTEPTPGGGRPRNADATRAAILRAARERFAADGYDRATIRAIAADARIDPSMVMRYYGSKEGLFAAAAEFDLRLPDLSGTPADRLGETLVSFFFTRWEEDTTLPALLRTASTNPSGAERVRDIFATQLGTAVARVVADPTEAPHRAGLVASQLLGVALTRYVLRLPPMVDLSPPALAAWLAPTIQRYLRDPTPR, translated from the coding sequence ATGACGGAAGGCGTGCCGCAGACCGAGCCGACACCCGGCGGCGGCCGGCCGCGCAACGCGGACGCGACCCGCGCGGCCATCCTGCGGGCCGCCCGCGAGCGCTTCGCGGCCGACGGTTACGACCGGGCGACGATCCGGGCCATCGCCGCCGACGCGCGCATCGACCCGTCCATGGTGATGCGCTACTACGGCAGCAAGGAGGGCCTGTTCGCGGCGGCGGCCGAGTTCGACCTGCGGCTACCGGACCTGAGCGGCACACCGGCCGACCGCCTCGGTGAGACACTGGTCAGCTTCTTCTTCACCCGCTGGGAGGAAGACACCACGCTGCCAGCGCTGCTACGCACGGCCAGCACCAACCCGAGCGGCGCCGAGCGGGTACGCGACATCTTCGCCACCCAGCTCGGCACGGCCGTGGCCCGGGTGGTCGCCGACCCGACGGAAGCCCCGCACCGAGCCGGCCTGGTCGCCAGCCAACTACTCGGCGTGGCCCTGACCCGGTACGTCCTCCGCCTGCCTCCCATGGTCGACCTCTCCCCACCCGCCCTGGCCGCCTGGCTGGCCCCCACCATCCAGCGCTACCTGCGCGACCCGACCCCCCGCTGA
- a CDS encoding FAD-dependent oxidoreductase yields the protein MLPGTTDVLIVGAGPTGLTAALTLARRGVDVTLVEQRETPAVTSRAAVVHAYTLEVLDRVGAGAPLVERGLRSARFSVRDRDRVLITVPFDRLPSRHRYALMVSQSVTEEVLTERLAEAGGRVLRPYRLTGLRQEPDGAVAQFGDTTVRARWVVGADGIRSTVRELAGIPFTGPDGSAESFVLADVRVDSALPRDGASIFLARGGPLVWAPLPDDRVRLVATVTDPPAEPDLPYLQRLLDERGLRREPDQVREVLWSSRFRLHRRVAETFRAGPVLLAGDAGHVHSPAGGQGMNLGICDAVDLGETLSAVLAGGPDTILDEYAARRRPLAHEVAGFADRLTRLATVPSAGRPARDALLRLVSALPPVRRRVALRLSGLSQRPSDRVSHPATSR from the coding sequence ATGCTGCCCGGAACCACGGACGTCCTGATCGTCGGAGCCGGTCCGACCGGCCTGACCGCTGCGCTCACCCTGGCCCGCCGGGGGGTCGACGTCACCCTGGTCGAGCAGCGGGAGACGCCGGCGGTGACCTCACGGGCGGCGGTTGTGCACGCGTACACCCTGGAGGTGCTGGACCGGGTCGGCGCGGGTGCGCCGCTGGTCGAGCGGGGCCTGCGGTCGGCCCGGTTCAGTGTCCGCGACCGGGACCGGGTGCTGATCACCGTGCCGTTCGACCGGTTGCCCAGTCGACACCGGTACGCGTTGATGGTGTCCCAGTCGGTCACCGAGGAGGTGCTCACCGAGCGGCTGGCCGAGGCGGGCGGGCGGGTGCTGCGACCGTACCGGCTGACCGGGCTGCGCCAGGAGCCCGACGGCGCGGTGGCGCAGTTCGGTGACACGACCGTCCGGGCGCGCTGGGTCGTCGGCGCCGACGGCATCCGCAGCACCGTCCGTGAGCTGGCCGGTATCCCCTTCACCGGCCCGGACGGGTCGGCGGAGTCGTTCGTCCTGGCCGACGTACGTGTGGACAGCGCGCTGCCCCGCGACGGCGCGTCGATCTTCCTCGCCCGGGGTGGTCCGCTGGTCTGGGCCCCGCTGCCCGACGACCGGGTCCGGCTGGTCGCCACCGTGACCGACCCGCCCGCCGAGCCGGACCTGCCCTACCTGCAACGACTGCTCGACGAGCGGGGCCTGCGACGGGAACCGGACCAGGTCCGGGAAGTCCTCTGGTCCTCGCGGTTCCGGCTGCACCGCCGCGTCGCGGAGACCTTCCGCGCGGGCCCGGTGCTGCTCGCCGGGGATGCCGGGCACGTGCACAGCCCGGCCGGCGGGCAGGGCATGAACCTCGGCATCTGCGATGCCGTCGACCTCGGCGAGACCCTGTCGGCGGTGCTGGCCGGGGGCCCCGACACCATCCTGGACGAGTACGCGGCGCGGCGTCGCCCCCTCGCCCACGAGGTGGCCGGTTTCGCCGACCGGCTGACCCGGCTCGCCACCGTGCCGTCCGCCGGGCGTCCCGCCCGGGACGCGTTGCTGCGCCTGGTCTCGGCGCTGCCACCGGTACGCCGACGGGTCGCCCTGCGGCTGTCCGGGCTCAGTCAACGGCCGTCCGATAGGGTGTCCCACCCGGCGACGTCTCGCTGA
- a CDS encoding HSP90 family protein translates to MDRTFQVDLRGVVDLLSHHLYGSPRVYVRELMQNAVDAITARRNAEPDAPALVRIEPPELTGDGTLRVHDTGIGLTEAQVHELLATIGRSSKRDVLGFSRHEFLGQFGIGLLSCFLVADEIRVVTRNGDHPTVHWTGYADGRYAVRLAPPQEARAEVGTTVTLVPRHDADQWYATATVTELARLYGSLLPVTVRVGSVVTTAGEPPWPTSPGAPVDRAALIGYARETLGVDPFDVVPLRVPEAGLTGVAFILPTAVNPAARAGHRVYLKRMLLTEHADGLLPDWAFFAHCVVDTSELRPTASREALYEDSLLTSTRESLGAQIRGWLVRLAKHQPGRLAEFLQVHHLGVKALALHDDEMLNLVDQWWPMDTNVGTLTLAEFRQRYGLVRYAASLDEFRQLAAVAAAQDLAVVNGGYTYDSELIERLPTVDRTVLIERLEPSDLTTRFHALEPHVELALRPFLTAAGRALERLGCEVLIRAYDPASLPALYLLSRSAAFTDQLTASRDKADELWGGVLDALAASAPADRPQLVLNHRNPLVRRITALGDPELVGLAVEALYGQALLLGHHPIRAADAALLNSSFLGLLGRAVPGQE, encoded by the coding sequence GTGGACCGTACCTTCCAGGTGGACCTGCGTGGCGTGGTCGACCTGCTCAGCCATCACCTCTATGGCAGCCCACGGGTCTATGTCCGGGAGCTGATGCAGAACGCGGTGGACGCGATCACCGCGCGTCGGAACGCCGAGCCGGACGCGCCGGCGCTGGTCCGGATCGAGCCGCCCGAGTTGACCGGCGACGGCACGCTGCGCGTGCACGACACCGGCATCGGGCTGACCGAGGCGCAGGTACACGAGTTGCTGGCCACCATCGGTCGTAGCTCCAAAAGGGATGTACTGGGCTTCTCCCGCCACGAGTTCCTCGGCCAGTTCGGCATCGGGCTGCTCTCCTGCTTCCTCGTCGCCGACGAGATCCGGGTGGTCACCCGCAACGGCGACCACCCCACCGTGCACTGGACCGGCTACGCCGACGGCCGCTACGCGGTGCGCCTGGCCCCGCCGCAGGAGGCACGCGCCGAGGTCGGCACCACGGTCACCCTGGTGCCGCGCCACGACGCCGACCAGTGGTACGCCACCGCCACCGTCACCGAGCTGGCCCGCCTCTACGGCAGCCTGCTGCCGGTGACCGTCCGGGTCGGCAGCGTGGTGACCACCGCCGGGGAACCGCCCTGGCCGACCAGCCCCGGCGCGCCCGTGGACCGCGCCGCCCTGATCGGGTACGCCCGCGAGACGCTCGGCGTCGACCCGTTCGACGTGGTGCCGCTGCGGGTGCCGGAGGCCGGGCTGACCGGGGTGGCGTTCATCCTGCCCACCGCCGTGAACCCGGCCGCCCGCGCCGGCCACCGGGTCTACCTCAAGCGGATGCTGCTCACCGAGCACGCCGACGGCCTCCTGCCGGACTGGGCCTTCTTCGCGCACTGCGTGGTCGACACCAGCGAGCTGCGGCCCACCGCCAGCCGCGAGGCGCTGTACGAGGACTCCCTGCTCACCAGCACCCGCGAGTCGCTCGGCGCACAGATCCGTGGCTGGCTGGTCCGGCTCGCCAAGCACCAGCCGGGCCGGCTGGCCGAGTTCCTCCAGGTGCACCACCTGGGCGTCAAGGCGCTCGCCCTGCACGACGACGAGATGCTCAACCTGGTCGACCAGTGGTGGCCGATGGACACCAACGTCGGCACGCTCACCCTCGCCGAGTTCCGGCAGCGTTACGGACTGGTCCGGTACGCCGCCAGCCTGGACGAGTTCCGCCAGCTCGCGGCCGTCGCCGCCGCGCAGGACCTGGCCGTGGTCAACGGCGGCTACACGTACGACAGCGAGCTGATCGAGCGGCTGCCGACGGTGGACCGTACGGTGCTCATCGAACGGCTCGAACCGAGCGACCTGACCACCCGCTTCCACGCCCTCGAACCGCACGTCGAGTTGGCGCTGCGACCGTTTCTCACCGCCGCCGGCCGGGCCCTGGAACGGCTCGGCTGCGAGGTGCTGATCCGGGCCTACGATCCGGCCTCGCTACCGGCGCTCTACCTTCTCAGTCGCTCGGCCGCGTTCACCGACCAGCTCACCGCCAGCCGGGACAAGGCCGACGAGCTGTGGGGCGGCGTACTCGACGCGCTGGCCGCCTCCGCCCCCGCGGACCGCCCGCAACTCGTGCTCAACCATCGCAACCCGCTGGTGCGTCGGATCACCGCGCTCGGTGACCCGGAGCTGGTCGGGCTCGCCGTCGAGGCGCTCTATGGCCAGGCGCTGCTGCTCGGGCACCACCCCATCCGGGCGGCGGACGCCGCCCTGCTGAACAGTTCCTTCCTCGGCCTGCTGGGTCGGGCCGTCCCTGGACAGGAGTGA